Proteins encoded within one genomic window of Gallus gallus isolate bGalGal1 chromosome 1, bGalGal1.mat.broiler.GRCg7b, whole genome shotgun sequence:
- the HSD3B1 gene encoding hydroxy-delta-5-steroid dehydrogenase, 3 beta- and steroid delta-isomerase 1 isoform X1, which yields MQDSKNPARPSCCLFGVHRSTAALLGSGKDFKDGVIETVAKISSSVSARSSLLLDQRWVCFPVVIWRHSFPAVKFLKLFFKDLFRKRGSKHSKLYRDKPAKEEQTRAMSLAGVSCLVTGAGGFLGQRIVRLLLEEDEALAEIRLLDKDFSREALWSFGKFQGKTEVKILEGDIRDVEFLHRACQGVSLVIHTASIIDTLGLVEKQLLWEVNVTGTQMLLEACAHCNVQHFIYTSTIEVAGPNCRGDPIFNGDEDTPYESTSKFPYAQSKRLAEECVLKADGQMLKDGGVLVTCALRSMYIFGEGCPFLQGHLDKCLLNKNVYLRFSRKEALVNPVYVGNIAWAHVQAAKALQVPQKARHIRGQFYYISDDTPHMSYADLNYELTKELGFAIEPWLPMPLTMLYYFSLLLEIVSFMLRPFVRYIPSTNRHLVTLLNTPFTFSYRKAQKDFGYVPRYTWEEAKRYTSQWIASIVPQRREYLKSKKA from the exons ATGCAGGACTCAAAAAACCCTGCCAggccctcctgctgcctctttGGTGTACATAGAAGTACTGCAG cTTTATTGGGGTCAGGAAAGGATTTCAAGGACGGTGTCATTGAAACAGTTGCCAAAATTTCATCATCTGTGTCAGCCAGAAGCTCTCTTCTCCTGGACCAAAGAtgggtttgttttcctgttgttaTTTGGAGGCACAGTTTTCCAGCAGTGAAGTTTCTAAAGCTTTTCTTCAAGGACCTCTTTC GCAAGAGGGGATCGAAGCACTCAAAGCTCTACAGAGACAAACCTGCCAAAGAGGAGCAAACCAGAGCAATGTCGCTGGCGGGGGTAAGCTGCCTGGTGACCGGCGCAGGAGGGTTCCTTGGCCAGAGGATCGTTCGCTTACTGCTGGAAGAAGATGAGGCGCTGGCTGAGATCCGGCTGCTGGACAAAGACTTCAGCAGGGAGGCACTCTGGAGCTTTGGCA agTTCCAGGGCAAGACTGAGGTGAAAATCCTGGAAGGGGACATCCGAGATGTGGAATTCCTGCACCGTGCCTGTCAGGGGGTCTCGCTCGTCATCCACACAGCTTCCATCATTGACACCTTGGGCCTCGTGgagaagcagctgctctgggaagTCAACGTGACAG gtaCTCAGATGCTGCTGGAGGCATGTGCTCATTGTAATGTTCAGCACTTCATATATACCAGCACCATAGAGGTGGCAGGCCCAAACTGCAGGGGTGACCCAATTTTCAATGGTGATGAAGATACACCTTATGAGAGTACATCCAAATTTCCTTACGCTCAGAGCAAGAGGCTGGCAGAGGAATGTGTGCTGAAGGCAGATGGCCAGATGTTGAAGGATGGAGGCGTGCTTGTGACCTGTGCCCTGAGATCCATGTACATTTTTGGAGAAGGATGCCCATTTCTTCAAGGTCATTTGGATAAGTGTCTACTGAATAAAAATGTCTACCTGCGCTTCTCCAGGAAGGAGGCTTTAGTAAACCCTGTGTATGTGGGGAACATTGCCTGGGCACACGTGCAGGCAGCCAAAGCTTTGCAGGTCCCACAGAAAGCCAGACACATCAGGGGGCAGTTCTACTACATCTCAGATGACACTCCTCACATGAGCTACGCAGACCTAAATTACGAGCTGACCAAGGAGCTGGGCTTTGCAATTGAGCCGTGGCTCCCCATGCCTCTGACAATGCTGTATTACTTCTCACTGCTATTGGAGATCGTGAGCTTCATGCTCAGGCCCTTTGTCAGGTACATCCCCTCAACCAACCGCCACCTGGTCACTCTGCTGAACACCCCTTTCACTTTCTCCTACAGAAAGGCACAAAAGGATTTTGGCTATGTGCCCCGTTACACGTGGGAAGAGGCAAAGAGGTACACTAGCCAGTGGATTGCCTCCATAGTCCCGCAGAGGAGGGAGtacttaaaaagcaaaaaagcctAA
- the HSD3B1 gene encoding hydroxy-delta-5-steroid dehydrogenase, 3 beta- and steroid delta-isomerase 1 isoform X2: protein MQDSKNPARPSCCLFGVHRSTAGKRGSKHSKLYRDKPAKEEQTRAMSLAGVSCLVTGAGGFLGQRIVRLLLEEDEALAEIRLLDKDFSREALWSFGKFQGKTEVKILEGDIRDVEFLHRACQGVSLVIHTASIIDTLGLVEKQLLWEVNVTGTQMLLEACAHCNVQHFIYTSTIEVAGPNCRGDPIFNGDEDTPYESTSKFPYAQSKRLAEECVLKADGQMLKDGGVLVTCALRSMYIFGEGCPFLQGHLDKCLLNKNVYLRFSRKEALVNPVYVGNIAWAHVQAAKALQVPQKARHIRGQFYYISDDTPHMSYADLNYELTKELGFAIEPWLPMPLTMLYYFSLLLEIVSFMLRPFVRYIPSTNRHLVTLLNTPFTFSYRKAQKDFGYVPRYTWEEAKRYTSQWIASIVPQRREYLKSKKA, encoded by the exons ATGCAGGACTCAAAAAACCCTGCCAggccctcctgctgcctctttGGTGTACATAGAAGTACTGCAG GCAAGAGGGGATCGAAGCACTCAAAGCTCTACAGAGACAAACCTGCCAAAGAGGAGCAAACCAGAGCAATGTCGCTGGCGGGGGTAAGCTGCCTGGTGACCGGCGCAGGAGGGTTCCTTGGCCAGAGGATCGTTCGCTTACTGCTGGAAGAAGATGAGGCGCTGGCTGAGATCCGGCTGCTGGACAAAGACTTCAGCAGGGAGGCACTCTGGAGCTTTGGCA agTTCCAGGGCAAGACTGAGGTGAAAATCCTGGAAGGGGACATCCGAGATGTGGAATTCCTGCACCGTGCCTGTCAGGGGGTCTCGCTCGTCATCCACACAGCTTCCATCATTGACACCTTGGGCCTCGTGgagaagcagctgctctgggaagTCAACGTGACAG gtaCTCAGATGCTGCTGGAGGCATGTGCTCATTGTAATGTTCAGCACTTCATATATACCAGCACCATAGAGGTGGCAGGCCCAAACTGCAGGGGTGACCCAATTTTCAATGGTGATGAAGATACACCTTATGAGAGTACATCCAAATTTCCTTACGCTCAGAGCAAGAGGCTGGCAGAGGAATGTGTGCTGAAGGCAGATGGCCAGATGTTGAAGGATGGAGGCGTGCTTGTGACCTGTGCCCTGAGATCCATGTACATTTTTGGAGAAGGATGCCCATTTCTTCAAGGTCATTTGGATAAGTGTCTACTGAATAAAAATGTCTACCTGCGCTTCTCCAGGAAGGAGGCTTTAGTAAACCCTGTGTATGTGGGGAACATTGCCTGGGCACACGTGCAGGCAGCCAAAGCTTTGCAGGTCCCACAGAAAGCCAGACACATCAGGGGGCAGTTCTACTACATCTCAGATGACACTCCTCACATGAGCTACGCAGACCTAAATTACGAGCTGACCAAGGAGCTGGGCTTTGCAATTGAGCCGTGGCTCCCCATGCCTCTGACAATGCTGTATTACTTCTCACTGCTATTGGAGATCGTGAGCTTCATGCTCAGGCCCTTTGTCAGGTACATCCCCTCAACCAACCGCCACCTGGTCACTCTGCTGAACACCCCTTTCACTTTCTCCTACAGAAAGGCACAAAAGGATTTTGGCTATGTGCCCCGTTACACGTGGGAAGAGGCAAAGAGGTACACTAGCCAGTGGATTGCCTCCATAGTCCCGCAGAGGAGGGAGtacttaaaaagcaaaaaagcctAA
- the HSD3B1 gene encoding hydroxy-delta-5-steroid dehydrogenase, 3 beta- and steroid delta-isomerase 1 isoform X4, with product MSLAGVSCLVTGAGGFLGQRIVRLLLEEDEALAEIRLLDKDFSREALWSFGKFQGKTEVKILEGDIRDVEFLHRACQGVSLVIHTASIIDTLGLVEKQLLWEVNVTGTQMLLEACAHCNVQHFIYTSTIEVAGPNCRGDPIFNGDEDTPYESTSKFPYAQSKRLAEECVLKADGQMLKDGGVLVTCALRSMYIFGEGCPFLQGHLDKCLLNKNVYLRFSRKEALVNPVYVGNIAWAHVQAAKALQVPQKARHIRGQFYYISDDTPHMSYADLNYELTKELGFAIEPWLPMPLTMLYYFSLLLEIVSFMLRPFVRYIPSTNRHLVTLLNTPFTFSYRKAQKDFGYVPRYTWEEAKRYTSQWIASIVPQRREYLKSKKA from the exons ATGTCGCTGGCGGGGGTAAGCTGCCTGGTGACCGGCGCAGGAGGGTTCCTTGGCCAGAGGATCGTTCGCTTACTGCTGGAAGAAGATGAGGCGCTGGCTGAGATCCGGCTGCTGGACAAAGACTTCAGCAGGGAGGCACTCTGGAGCTTTGGCA agTTCCAGGGCAAGACTGAGGTGAAAATCCTGGAAGGGGACATCCGAGATGTGGAATTCCTGCACCGTGCCTGTCAGGGGGTCTCGCTCGTCATCCACACAGCTTCCATCATTGACACCTTGGGCCTCGTGgagaagcagctgctctgggaagTCAACGTGACAG gtaCTCAGATGCTGCTGGAGGCATGTGCTCATTGTAATGTTCAGCACTTCATATATACCAGCACCATAGAGGTGGCAGGCCCAAACTGCAGGGGTGACCCAATTTTCAATGGTGATGAAGATACACCTTATGAGAGTACATCCAAATTTCCTTACGCTCAGAGCAAGAGGCTGGCAGAGGAATGTGTGCTGAAGGCAGATGGCCAGATGTTGAAGGATGGAGGCGTGCTTGTGACCTGTGCCCTGAGATCCATGTACATTTTTGGAGAAGGATGCCCATTTCTTCAAGGTCATTTGGATAAGTGTCTACTGAATAAAAATGTCTACCTGCGCTTCTCCAGGAAGGAGGCTTTAGTAAACCCTGTGTATGTGGGGAACATTGCCTGGGCACACGTGCAGGCAGCCAAAGCTTTGCAGGTCCCACAGAAAGCCAGACACATCAGGGGGCAGTTCTACTACATCTCAGATGACACTCCTCACATGAGCTACGCAGACCTAAATTACGAGCTGACCAAGGAGCTGGGCTTTGCAATTGAGCCGTGGCTCCCCATGCCTCTGACAATGCTGTATTACTTCTCACTGCTATTGGAGATCGTGAGCTTCATGCTCAGGCCCTTTGTCAGGTACATCCCCTCAACCAACCGCCACCTGGTCACTCTGCTGAACACCCCTTTCACTTTCTCCTACAGAAAGGCACAAAAGGATTTTGGCTATGTGCCCCGTTACACGTGGGAAGAGGCAAAGAGGTACACTAGCCAGTGGATTGCCTCCATAGTCCCGCAGAGGAGGGAGtacttaaaaagcaaaaaagcctAA
- the HSD3B1 gene encoding hydroxy-delta-5-steroid dehydrogenase, 3 beta- and steroid delta-isomerase 1 isoform X3, producing MGKRGSKHSKLYRDKPAKEEQTRAMSLAGVSCLVTGAGGFLGQRIVRLLLEEDEALAEIRLLDKDFSREALWSFGKFQGKTEVKILEGDIRDVEFLHRACQGVSLVIHTASIIDTLGLVEKQLLWEVNVTGTQMLLEACAHCNVQHFIYTSTIEVAGPNCRGDPIFNGDEDTPYESTSKFPYAQSKRLAEECVLKADGQMLKDGGVLVTCALRSMYIFGEGCPFLQGHLDKCLLNKNVYLRFSRKEALVNPVYVGNIAWAHVQAAKALQVPQKARHIRGQFYYISDDTPHMSYADLNYELTKELGFAIEPWLPMPLTMLYYFSLLLEIVSFMLRPFVRYIPSTNRHLVTLLNTPFTFSYRKAQKDFGYVPRYTWEEAKRYTSQWIASIVPQRREYLKSKKA from the exons Atgg GCAAGAGGGGATCGAAGCACTCAAAGCTCTACAGAGACAAACCTGCCAAAGAGGAGCAAACCAGAGCAATGTCGCTGGCGGGGGTAAGCTGCCTGGTGACCGGCGCAGGAGGGTTCCTTGGCCAGAGGATCGTTCGCTTACTGCTGGAAGAAGATGAGGCGCTGGCTGAGATCCGGCTGCTGGACAAAGACTTCAGCAGGGAGGCACTCTGGAGCTTTGGCA agTTCCAGGGCAAGACTGAGGTGAAAATCCTGGAAGGGGACATCCGAGATGTGGAATTCCTGCACCGTGCCTGTCAGGGGGTCTCGCTCGTCATCCACACAGCTTCCATCATTGACACCTTGGGCCTCGTGgagaagcagctgctctgggaagTCAACGTGACAG gtaCTCAGATGCTGCTGGAGGCATGTGCTCATTGTAATGTTCAGCACTTCATATATACCAGCACCATAGAGGTGGCAGGCCCAAACTGCAGGGGTGACCCAATTTTCAATGGTGATGAAGATACACCTTATGAGAGTACATCCAAATTTCCTTACGCTCAGAGCAAGAGGCTGGCAGAGGAATGTGTGCTGAAGGCAGATGGCCAGATGTTGAAGGATGGAGGCGTGCTTGTGACCTGTGCCCTGAGATCCATGTACATTTTTGGAGAAGGATGCCCATTTCTTCAAGGTCATTTGGATAAGTGTCTACTGAATAAAAATGTCTACCTGCGCTTCTCCAGGAAGGAGGCTTTAGTAAACCCTGTGTATGTGGGGAACATTGCCTGGGCACACGTGCAGGCAGCCAAAGCTTTGCAGGTCCCACAGAAAGCCAGACACATCAGGGGGCAGTTCTACTACATCTCAGATGACACTCCTCACATGAGCTACGCAGACCTAAATTACGAGCTGACCAAGGAGCTGGGCTTTGCAATTGAGCCGTGGCTCCCCATGCCTCTGACAATGCTGTATTACTTCTCACTGCTATTGGAGATCGTGAGCTTCATGCTCAGGCCCTTTGTCAGGTACATCCCCTCAACCAACCGCCACCTGGTCACTCTGCTGAACACCCCTTTCACTTTCTCCTACAGAAAGGCACAAAAGGATTTTGGCTATGTGCCCCGTTACACGTGGGAAGAGGCAAAGAGGTACACTAGCCAGTGGATTGCCTCCATAGTCCCGCAGAGGAGGGAGtacttaaaaagcaaaaaagcctAA
- the HAO2 gene encoding hydroxyacid oxidase 2: protein MAMVCLLDFEAYAEKYLPKIAWDFFAAGADECSTRDENILAYKRIRFRPRMLRDVSMLDTRTKILGTEISFPVGIAPTGFHQLAWPDGEKSTARAAKAMGTCYIASTYSTCSLEEIAAAAPGGFRWFQLYIHRNRAVSRQLVQQAEALGFQGLVLTADLPYTGKRRNDVRNGFRLPPHMKLKNLEGAFEGDDRSEYGLPPNSLDPSVTWDDIYWLRSLTHLPIVIKGILTKEDAELAVRHGVQGIIVSNHGGRQLDGAPATIDALVEVVEAVRDRVEVYLDGGIRKGSDVLKALALGAKCVFIGRPALWGLAYKGEEGLQDVLRILRDEFRLSMALAGCASISEIGQDLVQFSKL, encoded by the exons ATGGCTATGGTGTGTCTGTTGGACTTTGAAGcttatgctgaaaaatatttacctAAGATTGCTTGGGATTTCTTTGCAGCGGGAGCAGATGAGTGTAGCACCCGAGATGAAAACATCCTGGCATATAAAAG GATTCGTTTTCGGCCACGTATGCTGCGAGACGTATCTATGCTGGACACCAGGACTAAAATCCTGGGGACTGAAATCAGTTTTCCAGTAGGAATCGCCCCAACTGGCTTCCACCAACTAGCATGGCCTGATGGAGAGAAAAGCACAGCCAGAG CGGCCAAAGCAATGGGCACCTGTTACATTGCCAGCACCTACTCTACCTGCTCACTGGAAGAgattgctgcagctgctcctggtgGCTTTCGGTGGTTCCAGCTCTACATCCACCGCAACAGGGCAGTCTCTAGGCAATTGGTCCAACAGGCAGAGGCCTTGGGCTTCCAGGGCCTCGTCCTCACTGCGGATCTGCCCTACACTGGCAAAAGGCGCAATGATGTCCGTAATGGCTTCCGACTTCCTCCCCAcatgaaactgaagaacttgGAGGGAGCCTTTGAG GGAGATGACCGATCTGAGTATGGACTGCCACCCAACAGCCTGGATCCTTCGGTCACCTGGGATGATATCTACTGGCTCCGGAGCCTGACTCACCTGCCCATTGTCATCAAAGGGATCTTGACAAAAGAAGATGCAGAGCTTGCAGTGAGGCATGGAGTTCAGGGAATTATCGTGTCCAACCATGGTGGAAGGCAACTGGATGGAGCACCTGCCACT ATAGATGCTCTGGTTGAAGTTGTGGAGGCAGTACGAGACAGAGTTGAAGTTTATTTAGATGGTGGTATACGGAAAGGAAGTGACGTATTGAAAGCACTGGCACTGGGAGCAAAATGCGTCTTTATTGGAAGACCGGCTTTATGGGGTCTGGCTTACAAG GGTGAAGAAGGTCTTCAGGATGTTCTGAGGATTCTGCGTGATGAGTTTCGTTTGTCAATGGCCTTAGCTG gctgtgccagcatctcagAAATTGGCCAAGACCTGGTACAGTTTTCAAAGCTGTGA